A stretch of Lathyrus oleraceus cultivar Zhongwan6 chromosome 6, CAAS_Psat_ZW6_1.0, whole genome shotgun sequence DNA encodes these proteins:
- the LOC127093311 gene encoding uncharacterized protein LOC127093311 isoform X1, whose product MVETRRSSSSSKRSLSSSSPSNTKRSKVSEDVSPTVNPSPLVNESGEQKMRLSDLQETASLKAVDGDTENHKVSSPQCLESESGGINLKSKVLPPLARSKKSCIKSSPKAAWGRLISQSSENPHLPICEPVYTVGQCRQCNLWLKDPNVSNVLCKLSHIEHGGFALLEVIGSKGEVKVNGKIYGKKCRLILSGGDEVIFGFSGEQAYIFQQLHNNISTANVPPPVSILEAQGAPIIGTQIEAKPGDLSAVAGASILASFSNFNEDLSLISPPANTCKNTQQKTDASSLPAGNGDDKANVDVKHNTVNNELDGVSYAEETGRLSSTTLNEDPMVDAVEVNVSVDADVGKMTAASSKLRPLFSPDLDLSGKITKILEKNKELKERLRSVDTRNILASPKQQALKDSLQMRILNAENIDVSFESFPYYLSDTTKNVLIASAYIHLKCNDSGKYVSDLPSLSPRILLSGPTGSEIYQETLSMALAKHFDAWLLIVDSLSLPGRAPLKEVEATKESSRPERPVFIKRSSTQAATVQHKKPASCVDAQIIGGSAVSSQFILKQEVSTASSKGSTIKAGDRVKFVGDFTSTVSSPQVFPARGPSYGSKGRVLIAFENNRSSKIGVRFEKSIPDGNDLGGLCENDHGFFCSANHLVLVDGCGGDDSSKVAINEIFEIASNLSKSGPLVLLIKDIEKGVSGNSEVLKSKFGSLPQNVVVIGSHIQPDNRKEKTQPGSLLFTKFGGNQTALLDLAFPDNFTRLHDRSKETPKVMKQLNRLFPNKVTIQLPQDESLLSDWKQQLDRDTETMKAQSNVASIRLVLNKFGLDCSDLETLCIKDQTLTTENVEKIIGWAISYHYMHSSEVSTKESKPVISAESVRYGFNILQGIQNENKSTKTSLKDVVTENEFEKKLLGDVIPPTDIGVSFDDIGALENVKDTLKELVMLPLQRPELFCKGQLTKPCKGILLFGPPGTGKTMLAKAVATEAGANFINVSMSSITSKWFGEGEKYVKAVFSLASKIAPSVIFVDEVDSMLGRRENPGEHEAMRKMKNEFMVNWDGLRTKDRERVLVLAATNRPFDLDEAVIRRLPRRLMVNLPDSTNRAKIMRVILSKEDLAPDVDLEALANMTDGYSGSDLKNLCVTAAHCPIREILVKEKKDRSFALAENKPLPGLCSSADIRSLKMEDFKYAHEQVCASVSSDSSNMNELLQWNDLYGEGGSRKKTSLSYFM is encoded by the exons cttcaaaCACCAAACGATCCAAG GTCTCTGAGGATGTTTCACCCACCGTCAATCCCTCACCGCTGGTCAACGAATCTGGTGAACAGAAGATGCGGTTATCTGATCTGCAAGAAACGGCGTCATTGAAGGCTGTTGATGGTGACACTGAGAACCACAAGGTGTCTTCTCCTCAGTGTCTAG AATCAGAATCAGGTGGGATTAACTTGAAATCCAAGGTGTTGCCGCCGTTGGCTCGGTCGAAGAAAAGTTGCATAAAATCGAGTCCTAAGGCTGCTTGGGGGAGGCTCATTTCTCAATCTTCTGAG AATCCTCACTTGCCCATATGCGAACCTGTCTACACTGTTGGTCAATGTCGTCAATGTAATTTATGGCTTAAAGATCCCAATGTTAGTAATGTTTTGTGCAAATTGAGCCACATAGAG CATGGAGGTTTTGCATTGCTGGAAGTCATAGGGAGTAAAGGTGAAGTGAAAGTTAACGGAAAGATATATGGGAAGAAATGCCGTCTTATTTTAAGTGGAGGTGATGAAGTTATCTTTGGTTTTTCCGGCGAACAGGCTTAT ATATTTCAGCAGCTCCATAATAATATCTCTACTGCCAATGTACCGCCTCCTGTGAGCATTTTAGAAGCCCAGGGTGCTCCAATAATTGGAACGCAAATTGAAGCTAAACCTGGAGACCTGTCGGCTGTTGCTGGGGCTTCAATATTGGCCTCTTTTTCTAATTTTAATGAAGATTTATCTCTCATTTCACCCCCTGCTAACACCTGCAAGAACACCCAGCAGAAGACTGACGCTTCATCACTACCTGCTGGCAACGGGGATGATAAGGCAAATGTTGATGTGAAGCACAACACCGTTAATAACGAACTGGATGGAGTTTCTTATGCTGAGGAAACTGGTCGTCTATCCTCTACCACCCTTAATGAAGATCCTATGGTTGATGCTGTAGAAGTCAATGTCAGTGTCGATGCAGATGTTGGGAAGATGACTGCTGCTTCCAGCAAATTGAGACCATTATTCTCTCCTGATTTAGATTTAAGTGGCAAGATTACTAAGATATTGGAAAAAAATAAGGAATTGAAGGAACGCCTTAGAAGTGTTGATACCAGAAATATATTGGCATCACCCAAGCAACAAGCTCTTAAAGATAGTTTACAGATGAGAATTCTCAATGCTGAGAATATTGATGTTTCATTTGAAAGTTTCCCATATTATCTTAG TGACACAACAAAGAATGTTTTGATTGCTTCTGCGTACATTCATTTGAAGTGCAATGACTCTGGAAAATATGTTTCTGACCTTCCATCGCTGTCCCCACGGATATTGTTATCTGGTCCTACCG GCTCAGAAATATATCAGGAGACTCTGTCCATGGCACTTGCAAAGCATTTTGATGCGTGGCTACTAATTGTGGACTCTCTTTCACTTCCTGGT CGGGCACCATTGAAGGAAGTTGAAGCTACTAAAGAAAGTTCAAGGCCTGAAAGACCTGTGTTTATTAAGAGAAGTAGTACTCAGGCTGCTACCGTACAACATAAGAAACCGGCTTCTTGTGTTGATGCCCAAATTATAGGTGGATCCGCAGTAAGTTCACAGTTTATACTGAAGCAAGAAGTTTCTACGGCATCGTCGAAAGGCAGTACTATTAAAGCAG GTGACCGCGTAAAGTTTGTTGGTGACTTCACTTCTACTGTCTCATCACCACAAGTTTTTCCAGCAAG GGGACCAAGCTACGGCTCCAAGGGTAGAGTTCTCATTGCTTTTGAAAACAACCGGTCTTCAAAAATTGGGGTTAGATTTGAGAAATCAATTCCAGATGGAAATGATCTTGGAGGCCTCTGTGAAAATGATCATGGCTTCTTTTGTTCTG CCAATCATTTAGTACTGGTAGATGGTTGTGGAGGGGATGACTCTAGCAAAGTTGCTATTAATGAAATCTTTGAG ATTGCTTCTAATCTGAGTAAAAGTGGACCGTTGGTGTTGTTGATTAAAGATATCGAGAAGGGTGTGTCTGGGAATTCAGAGGTTTTGAAAAGTAAATTCGGAAGCTTGCCACAGAATGTTGTAGTAATTGGTTCACATATCCAACCGGACAATCGTAAGGAAAAG ACACAACCTGGCAGCCTTCTATTTACAAAATTTGGAGGCAATCAGACAGCACTACTTGATCTTGCTTTTCCG GATAACTTTACTAGACTGCATGATAGGAGCAAAGAAACCCCCAAAGTCATGAAGCAACTCAATAGGCTTTTCCCAAACAAGGTTACGATACAGCTGCCTCAG GATGAGAGTTTACTTTCTGATTGGAAGCAGCAGCTCGATCGTGACACAGAAACTATGAAAGCTCAGTCCAACGTTGCCAGCATTCGCCTA GTCCTCAACAAGTTTGGACTGGATTGCTCTGACCTTGAGACTCTTTGCATCAAAGATCAAACTCTAACAACTGAAA ATGTGGAGAAGATCATTGGTTGGGCTATAAGTTATCATTATATGCATTCATCTGAAGTTTCTACCAAAGAATCAAAGCCTGTAATATCTGCAGAAAG CGTTCGGTATGGGTTTAACATTCTACAGGGCATTCAAAATGAGAACAAGAGCACAAAAACATCACTCAAG GACGTAGTTACTGAGAATGAATTTGAGAAAAAACTGCTTGGTGATGTTATTCCCCCAACTGATATTGGGGTCTCATTTGATGATATTGGAGCTTTAGAAAATGTAAAGGACACCTTAAAGGAATTGGTTATGCTTCCTCTTCAAAGGCCTGAGTTATTTTGCAAAGGACAGCTAACTAAG CCTTGCAAGGGAATCTTACTTTTTGGCCCTCCTGGCACTGGAAAAACAATGCTTGCAAAGGCTGTAGCTACTGAAGCTGGAGCAAATTTTATTAATGTTTCCATGTCTAGCATTACTTCAAAG TGGTTTGGTGAAGGAGAAAAATATGTCAAAGCAGTCTTTTCTCTGGCCAGCAAAATTGCTCCAAGTGTTATTTTTGTTGATGAG GTTGATAGTATGTTAGGGAGACGTGAAAATCCTGGTGAGCACGAGGCTATGCGTAAAATGAAGAATGAGTTTATGGTAAATTGGGATGGTCTGCGTACAAAAGATAGAGAGCGTGTACTTGTTCTTGCTGCCACAAACAGACCTTTTGATCTTGATGAGGCTGTTATTAGGAGGCTTCCGCGAAG ATTGATGGTTAATTTGCCAGATTCAACAAACAGAGCGAAAATTATGAGAGTCATTTTATCAAAAGAAGATTTGGCGCCTGATGTTGATTTAGAAGCATTAGCAAATATGACTGATGGATACTCCGGAAGTGACCTAAAG AATCTGTGTGTCACAGCAGCACATTGTCCGATAAGAGAGATCTTGGTGAAGGAAAAGAAG GATAGAAGCTTTGCATTGGCTGAGAACAAACCTTTACCCGGACTGTGTAGCAGTGCTGACATTCGTTCCTTAAAGATGGAAGATTTTAAATATGCACACGAGCAG GTGTGTGCAAGCGTGTCATCGGATTCGTCAAATATGAACGAACTACTCCAATGGAATGACCTCTATGGAGAAGGTGGATCAAGAAAAAAGACATCTTTGAGCTATTTCATGTAA
- the LOC127093311 gene encoding uncharacterized protein LOC127093311 isoform X2, giving the protein MVETRRSSSSSKRSLSSSSPSNTKRSKVSEDVSPTVNPSPLVNESGEQKMRLSDLQETASLKAVDGDTENHKVSSPQCLESGGINLKSKVLPPLARSKKSCIKSSPKAAWGRLISQSSENPHLPICEPVYTVGQCRQCNLWLKDPNVSNVLCKLSHIEHGGFALLEVIGSKGEVKVNGKIYGKKCRLILSGGDEVIFGFSGEQAYIFQQLHNNISTANVPPPVSILEAQGAPIIGTQIEAKPGDLSAVAGASILASFSNFNEDLSLISPPANTCKNTQQKTDASSLPAGNGDDKANVDVKHNTVNNELDGVSYAEETGRLSSTTLNEDPMVDAVEVNVSVDADVGKMTAASSKLRPLFSPDLDLSGKITKILEKNKELKERLRSVDTRNILASPKQQALKDSLQMRILNAENIDVSFESFPYYLSDTTKNVLIASAYIHLKCNDSGKYVSDLPSLSPRILLSGPTGSEIYQETLSMALAKHFDAWLLIVDSLSLPGRAPLKEVEATKESSRPERPVFIKRSSTQAATVQHKKPASCVDAQIIGGSAVSSQFILKQEVSTASSKGSTIKAGDRVKFVGDFTSTVSSPQVFPARGPSYGSKGRVLIAFENNRSSKIGVRFEKSIPDGNDLGGLCENDHGFFCSANHLVLVDGCGGDDSSKVAINEIFEIASNLSKSGPLVLLIKDIEKGVSGNSEVLKSKFGSLPQNVVVIGSHIQPDNRKEKTQPGSLLFTKFGGNQTALLDLAFPDNFTRLHDRSKETPKVMKQLNRLFPNKVTIQLPQDESLLSDWKQQLDRDTETMKAQSNVASIRLVLNKFGLDCSDLETLCIKDQTLTTENVEKIIGWAISYHYMHSSEVSTKESKPVISAESVRYGFNILQGIQNENKSTKTSLKDVVTENEFEKKLLGDVIPPTDIGVSFDDIGALENVKDTLKELVMLPLQRPELFCKGQLTKPCKGILLFGPPGTGKTMLAKAVATEAGANFINVSMSSITSKWFGEGEKYVKAVFSLASKIAPSVIFVDEVDSMLGRRENPGEHEAMRKMKNEFMVNWDGLRTKDRERVLVLAATNRPFDLDEAVIRRLPRRLMVNLPDSTNRAKIMRVILSKEDLAPDVDLEALANMTDGYSGSDLKNLCVTAAHCPIREILVKEKKDRSFALAENKPLPGLCSSADIRSLKMEDFKYAHEQVCASVSSDSSNMNELLQWNDLYGEGGSRKKTSLSYFM; this is encoded by the exons cttcaaaCACCAAACGATCCAAG GTCTCTGAGGATGTTTCACCCACCGTCAATCCCTCACCGCTGGTCAACGAATCTGGTGAACAGAAGATGCGGTTATCTGATCTGCAAGAAACGGCGTCATTGAAGGCTGTTGATGGTGACACTGAGAACCACAAGGTGTCTTCTCCTCAGTGTCTAG AATCAGGTGGGATTAACTTGAAATCCAAGGTGTTGCCGCCGTTGGCTCGGTCGAAGAAAAGTTGCATAAAATCGAGTCCTAAGGCTGCTTGGGGGAGGCTCATTTCTCAATCTTCTGAG AATCCTCACTTGCCCATATGCGAACCTGTCTACACTGTTGGTCAATGTCGTCAATGTAATTTATGGCTTAAAGATCCCAATGTTAGTAATGTTTTGTGCAAATTGAGCCACATAGAG CATGGAGGTTTTGCATTGCTGGAAGTCATAGGGAGTAAAGGTGAAGTGAAAGTTAACGGAAAGATATATGGGAAGAAATGCCGTCTTATTTTAAGTGGAGGTGATGAAGTTATCTTTGGTTTTTCCGGCGAACAGGCTTAT ATATTTCAGCAGCTCCATAATAATATCTCTACTGCCAATGTACCGCCTCCTGTGAGCATTTTAGAAGCCCAGGGTGCTCCAATAATTGGAACGCAAATTGAAGCTAAACCTGGAGACCTGTCGGCTGTTGCTGGGGCTTCAATATTGGCCTCTTTTTCTAATTTTAATGAAGATTTATCTCTCATTTCACCCCCTGCTAACACCTGCAAGAACACCCAGCAGAAGACTGACGCTTCATCACTACCTGCTGGCAACGGGGATGATAAGGCAAATGTTGATGTGAAGCACAACACCGTTAATAACGAACTGGATGGAGTTTCTTATGCTGAGGAAACTGGTCGTCTATCCTCTACCACCCTTAATGAAGATCCTATGGTTGATGCTGTAGAAGTCAATGTCAGTGTCGATGCAGATGTTGGGAAGATGACTGCTGCTTCCAGCAAATTGAGACCATTATTCTCTCCTGATTTAGATTTAAGTGGCAAGATTACTAAGATATTGGAAAAAAATAAGGAATTGAAGGAACGCCTTAGAAGTGTTGATACCAGAAATATATTGGCATCACCCAAGCAACAAGCTCTTAAAGATAGTTTACAGATGAGAATTCTCAATGCTGAGAATATTGATGTTTCATTTGAAAGTTTCCCATATTATCTTAG TGACACAACAAAGAATGTTTTGATTGCTTCTGCGTACATTCATTTGAAGTGCAATGACTCTGGAAAATATGTTTCTGACCTTCCATCGCTGTCCCCACGGATATTGTTATCTGGTCCTACCG GCTCAGAAATATATCAGGAGACTCTGTCCATGGCACTTGCAAAGCATTTTGATGCGTGGCTACTAATTGTGGACTCTCTTTCACTTCCTGGT CGGGCACCATTGAAGGAAGTTGAAGCTACTAAAGAAAGTTCAAGGCCTGAAAGACCTGTGTTTATTAAGAGAAGTAGTACTCAGGCTGCTACCGTACAACATAAGAAACCGGCTTCTTGTGTTGATGCCCAAATTATAGGTGGATCCGCAGTAAGTTCACAGTTTATACTGAAGCAAGAAGTTTCTACGGCATCGTCGAAAGGCAGTACTATTAAAGCAG GTGACCGCGTAAAGTTTGTTGGTGACTTCACTTCTACTGTCTCATCACCACAAGTTTTTCCAGCAAG GGGACCAAGCTACGGCTCCAAGGGTAGAGTTCTCATTGCTTTTGAAAACAACCGGTCTTCAAAAATTGGGGTTAGATTTGAGAAATCAATTCCAGATGGAAATGATCTTGGAGGCCTCTGTGAAAATGATCATGGCTTCTTTTGTTCTG CCAATCATTTAGTACTGGTAGATGGTTGTGGAGGGGATGACTCTAGCAAAGTTGCTATTAATGAAATCTTTGAG ATTGCTTCTAATCTGAGTAAAAGTGGACCGTTGGTGTTGTTGATTAAAGATATCGAGAAGGGTGTGTCTGGGAATTCAGAGGTTTTGAAAAGTAAATTCGGAAGCTTGCCACAGAATGTTGTAGTAATTGGTTCACATATCCAACCGGACAATCGTAAGGAAAAG ACACAACCTGGCAGCCTTCTATTTACAAAATTTGGAGGCAATCAGACAGCACTACTTGATCTTGCTTTTCCG GATAACTTTACTAGACTGCATGATAGGAGCAAAGAAACCCCCAAAGTCATGAAGCAACTCAATAGGCTTTTCCCAAACAAGGTTACGATACAGCTGCCTCAG GATGAGAGTTTACTTTCTGATTGGAAGCAGCAGCTCGATCGTGACACAGAAACTATGAAAGCTCAGTCCAACGTTGCCAGCATTCGCCTA GTCCTCAACAAGTTTGGACTGGATTGCTCTGACCTTGAGACTCTTTGCATCAAAGATCAAACTCTAACAACTGAAA ATGTGGAGAAGATCATTGGTTGGGCTATAAGTTATCATTATATGCATTCATCTGAAGTTTCTACCAAAGAATCAAAGCCTGTAATATCTGCAGAAAG CGTTCGGTATGGGTTTAACATTCTACAGGGCATTCAAAATGAGAACAAGAGCACAAAAACATCACTCAAG GACGTAGTTACTGAGAATGAATTTGAGAAAAAACTGCTTGGTGATGTTATTCCCCCAACTGATATTGGGGTCTCATTTGATGATATTGGAGCTTTAGAAAATGTAAAGGACACCTTAAAGGAATTGGTTATGCTTCCTCTTCAAAGGCCTGAGTTATTTTGCAAAGGACAGCTAACTAAG CCTTGCAAGGGAATCTTACTTTTTGGCCCTCCTGGCACTGGAAAAACAATGCTTGCAAAGGCTGTAGCTACTGAAGCTGGAGCAAATTTTATTAATGTTTCCATGTCTAGCATTACTTCAAAG TGGTTTGGTGAAGGAGAAAAATATGTCAAAGCAGTCTTTTCTCTGGCCAGCAAAATTGCTCCAAGTGTTATTTTTGTTGATGAG GTTGATAGTATGTTAGGGAGACGTGAAAATCCTGGTGAGCACGAGGCTATGCGTAAAATGAAGAATGAGTTTATGGTAAATTGGGATGGTCTGCGTACAAAAGATAGAGAGCGTGTACTTGTTCTTGCTGCCACAAACAGACCTTTTGATCTTGATGAGGCTGTTATTAGGAGGCTTCCGCGAAG ATTGATGGTTAATTTGCCAGATTCAACAAACAGAGCGAAAATTATGAGAGTCATTTTATCAAAAGAAGATTTGGCGCCTGATGTTGATTTAGAAGCATTAGCAAATATGACTGATGGATACTCCGGAAGTGACCTAAAG AATCTGTGTGTCACAGCAGCACATTGTCCGATAAGAGAGATCTTGGTGAAGGAAAAGAAG GATAGAAGCTTTGCATTGGCTGAGAACAAACCTTTACCCGGACTGTGTAGCAGTGCTGACATTCGTTCCTTAAAGATGGAAGATTTTAAATATGCACACGAGCAG GTGTGTGCAAGCGTGTCATCGGATTCGTCAAATATGAACGAACTACTCCAATGGAATGACCTCTATGGAGAAGGTGGATCAAGAAAAAAGACATCTTTGAGCTATTTCATGTAA